AGGAGCGTTAATTAACTTAGATGCTATACCGTTAGTTTGGTATAGAATGTCCTTGGCAGTTATTTTTATTGTACTGTATTTTATCTTTAGAAAGAAATCATTTAAAGTTGATAAAAAAGGACTTGTTAAGTTTTTTGTAACAGGTGTTGTTATTGCGTTGCATTGGGTCTTTTTCTTTAAAGCGATAAAGGTTTCTAATGTTTCTGTAGCCCTGGTAACTATGAGCACTGGTGCTTTTTTTGGAGCTTTAATAGAACCTGTTTTTTTTAGAAGAAGAATTAAGTCTTTAGAAATAGTACTAGGTTTGGTGGTTATTTTTGGACTTTACATTATTTTTAACTTTGAAAGTCAGTACCAGTTAGGTATTTTTTATGCGCTAATTTCTTCGTTTTTAAGTGCCTTGTTTGCAGTTCTTAATGGTCTTTTTATTAAAAAATATACGGCAGAAATTATTTCTTTGTATCAATTGTTTTTTGGAGTGCTTTGCATTACTATTTATTTATTGGTTACAAACAGTTTTTCGGTTGCCTTTTTTAATATATCAACATCAGATTGGATGTATCTTTTGCTTTTAAGTAGTATTTGTACAGCGTATGCTTTTATAGCGTCAGTTCAAGTAATGAAATATATATCACCTTATACAGTAATGTTAACCGTTAATTTAGAGCCTATTTATGCAATTATTTTGGCGCTTTTTATTTTTGGTGATAAAGAAAAAATGAATCCTGAATTTTATTTTGGGGCATTTATAGTATTGTTTGTCGTTTTGTTAAACGGAATTATAAAAAATAAAACGGTCATCAGAAATAAACTGAAAGAGAAAGCTGTTAGAAAAAAGTAGCTTCTTTTTTTAAAAAACAACGAATTTTATAGTATGTTTGTCTATTCAAACAACTAAAATCAAATAATTACAATATGGAGTATTTAGATTTTGAAATGCCGATTAAAGAGCTTTTAGATCAACTAGATAAGTGCCAATTAATTGGTAAAGAAAGTGATGTGGATGTAAGTGCTACTTGTAAAAAAATCGACAAAAAACTAGAAAAAGCTAAGAAAGATATATATAAAAACTTAACGCCTTGGCAAAGAGTTCAGTTATCTAGACACCCTAATAGACCTTATACTTTAGATTATATTAAAGCCATTTGTGGAGATACTTTTATGGAGCTTCACGGAGACAGAAATGTAAAAGACGACAAAGCTATGATTGGTGGGCTTGGTAAAATTGGCGATCAATCTTTTATGTTTATTGGTCAACAAAAAGGGTATAATACAAAAACACGTCAGTACAGAAATTTTGGGATGGCAAATCCTGAAGGATATAGAAAAGCGTTACGTTTAATGAAAATGGCAGAGAAATTTGGTATCCCTGTGGTTACCTTATTAGATACTCCAGGTGCTTATCCTGGTTTAGAGGCAGAAGAACGTGGGCAGGGTGAGGCTATTGCTAGAAATATATTAGAAATGACACGTTTAAAAACGCCAATTATAACTATTGTTATTGGTGAAGGAGCGTCTGGTGGAGCTGTTGGTATTGGTGTTGGTGATAGAGTGTATATGATGGAAAATACTTGGTATACGGTTATTTCTCCAGAATCTTGTTCTTCTATTTTGTGGAGAAGTTGGGAGTATAAAGAACAAGCTGCTGCTGCATTAAAATTAACGGGTACTGATATGAAGAAGTTAAAATTAATTGACGGAATTATTGAAGAGCCAATTGGTGGTGCACATACGGATAGAGCAGGAGCTTTTAAAGCTGTTGAAGAGCAAATTCTTTCTGCTTTTGAAGAATTAAAAGATTTAAATGATACAGATTTAGTTATGCAAAGAATGGATAAATATGCAGCAATGGGTGTTTATAAAGAATAATAAAAAGAAGTAAAGCATAAAAAAAAGCGAAATCTAAATTTAGATTTCGCTTTTTTTTTATGCTTGTGTGTAATATTAAATATCCAAAGATTCTAATAGAGCTTTTAATCTAGGGTCAGAAGGTCTTGGTGCATTTGCATCTACAATGTTTCCTTGTGGATCAATTAAAATAAATCTTGGAATACCAGAAATTTGATATGCTTGTTGAAAACTAAAATCTTGTCCTGCCCAAAGTTGTACTCCTTTTAATTCATTTTCTTTTACAAAATCTCTCCATTTTTTTTCTGCAGCTTCCCAAGTTCCACCACTTCTTCTAGATTCGTCTGTAGAAATACTTACAAATTCAATGTTTTTATTATGGTATTCTTTTTCAATCTTTTTTAAAGAAGGAATTTCTCTAATACAAGGTCCGCACCAAGTTGCCCAAACATCTATATACACGTATTTCCCTTTAAAAGAGTCTAAAGATTTTTCACCTCCTTTTGCGTCTTTATAACCTTCAAATTTAGGAGAAGCATTTCCTTTTGCCATCTTCTTGTTTGATTCATACGTTTTTTCAAAATACTCAAACATTTGTGTGTTTTGTTTAGATGCCATG
The nucleotide sequence above comes from Polaribacter butkevichii. Encoded proteins:
- a CDS encoding TlpA family protein disulfide reductase; translation: MKKISLALFTMLVIASCTKEHSKEYISLSGKLENNKDSIITISGRTGVVKTIAIKEDGSFKDTLKVSKIDIYTFQTSKEKRAPIYLKNGFDISIKGDADKFMTSFTYSGNGASNTNFIMAQLEKSQSIGNPADIFALDKDAFDTKVGLLKKEFDSILTSYNDLDSSLVDMASKQNTQMFEYFEKTYESNKKMAKGNASPKFEGYKDAKGGEKSLDSFKGKYVYIDVWATWCGPCIREIPSLKKIEKEYHNKNIEFVSISTDESRRSGGTWEAAEKKWRDFVKENELKGVQLWAGQDFSFQQAYQISGIPRFILIDPQGNIVDANAPRPSDPRLKALLESLDI
- a CDS encoding acetyl-CoA carboxylase carboxyltransferase subunit alpha — translated: MEYLDFEMPIKELLDQLDKCQLIGKESDVDVSATCKKIDKKLEKAKKDIYKNLTPWQRVQLSRHPNRPYTLDYIKAICGDTFMELHGDRNVKDDKAMIGGLGKIGDQSFMFIGQQKGYNTKTRQYRNFGMANPEGYRKALRLMKMAEKFGIPVVTLLDTPGAYPGLEAEERGQGEAIARNILEMTRLKTPIITIVIGEGASGGAVGIGVGDRVYMMENTWYTVISPESCSSILWRSWEYKEQAAAALKLTGTDMKKLKLIDGIIEEPIGGAHTDRAGAFKAVEEQILSAFEELKDLNDTDLVMQRMDKYAAMGVYKE
- a CDS encoding DMT family transporter, which codes for MQESKLKNYLLLHLIVFIWGFTAILGALINLDAIPLVWYRMSLAVIFIVLYFIFRKKSFKVDKKGLVKFFVTGVVIALHWVFFFKAIKVSNVSVALVTMSTGAFFGALIEPVFFRRRIKSLEIVLGLVVIFGLYIIFNFESQYQLGIFYALISSFLSALFAVLNGLFIKKYTAEIISLYQLFFGVLCITIYLLVTNSFSVAFFNISTSDWMYLLLLSSICTAYAFIASVQVMKYISPYTVMLTVNLEPIYAIILALFIFGDKEKMNPEFYFGAFIVLFVVLLNGIIKNKTVIRNKLKEKAVRKK